Proteins encoded in a region of the Prunus persica cultivar Lovell chromosome G4, Prunus_persica_NCBIv2, whole genome shotgun sequence genome:
- the LOC18780383 gene encoding probable leucine-rich repeat receptor-like serine/threonine-protein kinase At3g14840 isoform X1, protein MARGVSCIAPKTIMNLIMLISVLCLCTKLVEVEARASRLPPAEEEALEEIAKQLGKTDWNFNINPCNNNTNWDTPKSTANPLYNNTLECNCSYRGGFCHVVGIFLKGQDLAGVLPPSVAKLPYITQVDFTRNYLSGPIPSEWASTKLEHLSVNVNNLSGQIPSFLGNIKTLIYLNLQTNLFSGTVPHELGNLVNLELFILSSNYLTGELPVAFTNLTKLREFRISSNNFTGRIPDYLGNFKQLEKLEIQASGLHGPIPSSISVLSNLKELRVSDLNGGGSKFPNLSNITGMTDLMLRSCNLYGPIPAYISTMENLKKLDLSFNKLEGNINTPDYEHLQHVQYLYLTSNWLNGSVPEWIKIRDNRYLTDISYNNFSESSEPPTCPETLNVFKSFSAQRNLSFGVCLKNFQCPEDKSSLHINCGGKQTTIEGVTFEDDQDQGGAAKFFPQRPIWGTSSTGHFWDSASNATAYIANNVSILRMNNAELYTNARINPLSLTYYARCFRNGNYTVKLHFSEITIRGNRSFRSVGRRIFDIYIQEKLVWKDFEIKKEAHGVDKELIKECKAVEVKNKTLEIRFHWSGKGTTASPKTGTYGALISAISVEPEFKKSKVPTIVGASVGALVLFLIFLIFGILWWKGCLDCKISREKALRGLDLQTGFFTFKQIKAATNNFDPINKIGEGGFGSVYKGILLDGTIIAVKQLSSKSKQGNREFVNEIGMISGLQHPNLVRLYGCCVESNQLLLVYEYMENNSLARALFVPEESPLKLDWPTRQNICIGIARGLAFLHEESALKIVHRDIKTTNILLDRDLNSKISDFGLAKLDEEENTHISTRVAGTIGYMAPEYALWGYLTYKADVYSFGVVALEIVAGKNNMKYRPNENFVCLVDWALVLQQKGELLELVDPRLGSDVSEEEAIRMIKVALLCINAAPALRPTMSAVVSMLEGRTAVHELVTDPSTYGDELRLTALTNQFDHSSSQNPSQTQSLVPSSSDAPWIGSSATTTSSDLYKINPSTSSY, encoded by the exons TTTTCTTAAAGGGCAAGATCTTGCTGGTGTACTTCCACCATCTGTTGCAAAGTTGCCCTACATAACACAAGT TGATTTCACCAGGAACTACCTCAGTGGTCCTATACCGTCTGAATGGGCTTCTACAAAGTTGGAACATCT GTCCGTGAATGTGAACAACTTATCAGGACAAATCCCTTCCTTCTTGGGGAACATTAAAACTCTAATCTATCT GAACTTACAGACTAACCTGTTTTCTGGAACTGTTCCTCATGAGCTTGGGAATTTGGTTAACCTGGAGCTTTT CATTCTCAGTTCAAACTATCTCACAGGAGAATTGCCAGTGGCTTTCACTAATCTGACTAAATTAAGAGAATT TAGGATTAGCAGTAACAACTTCACGGGAAGAATACCTGATTATTTGGGAAATTTTAAACAACTTGAGAAATT AGAGATCCAAGCTAGTGGTCTCCATGGGCCCATTCCGTCTAGCATTTCTGTCTTgagtaatttaaaagaacT AAGGGTCAGTGACTTAAATGGAGGGGGttcaaaatttccaaactTGAGTAATATAACGGGCATGACAGACTT AATGCTGAGGAGCTGCAATTTATATGGACCTATCCCTGCTTATATATCAACaatggaaaatttgaagaaatt AGATCTCAGCTTCAacaaattggaaggaaatattAATACTCCTGACTATGAACATCTGCAACACGTGCAGTACTT GTATCTAACAAGCAACTGGCTCAACGGGTCTGTTCCAGAATGGATCAAGATTAGAGATAATCGCTA CCTGACAGATATTTCTTACAATAATTTTTCTGAGAGCTCTGAGCCACCTACTTGCCCAGAAACACT AAACGTGTTTAAAAGCTTTTCTGCACAAAGAAACCT ATCATTTGGAGTGTGCTTGAAGAACTTTCAATGTCCAGAAG ATAAGTCCTCGTTGCATATAAATTGTGGTGGAAAACAAACCACCATTGAAGGAGTCACCTTTGAAGACGATCAAGACCAAGGAGGTGCAGCAAAATTCTTTCCTCAGAGACCTATCTGGGGAACCAGTAGCACTGGACATTTCTGGGATTCTGCCTCCAATGCTACAGCCTACATTGCAAATAATGTATCTATACTTAGAATGAACAACGCTGAGTTGTACACAAATGCACGCATCAATCCTCTTTCTCTCACGTATTATGCACGCTGCTTTCGAAACGGCAATTACACCGTGAAACTTCACTTCTCAGAGATAACGATCAGAGGCAACAGATCTTTTCGTAGTGTTGGAAGACGgatatttgatatttatattCAG GAGAAACTGGTGTGGAaggattttgaaattaaaaaggaaGCACACGGCGTTGATAAAGAACTCATTAAGGAATGTAAAGCAGTTGAGGTTAAGAATAAAACTTTAGAGATCCGATTTCATTGGTCTGGGAAAGGGACAACAGCTTCTCCAAAGACTGGAACATATGGTGCTCTAATATCTGCTATCTCTGTAGAGCCTG agttcaagaaaagcaaggTACCTACTATTGTGGGAGCTTCAGTTGGAGCTTTAGTCTTGTTCCtcattttcttgattttcgGCATTCTTTGGTGGAAAGGCTGTCTGGATTGCAAGATATCTAGGGAAAAAG CGCTGAGAGGACTGGATCTGCAAACTGGTTTTTTCACCTTCAAGCAAATTAAAGCCGCCACTAATAACTTTGATCCTATAAACAAAATCGGGGAAGGCGGTTTTGGATCTGTCTACAAG GGTATATTATTGGACGGTACTATAATTGCAGTTAAGCAACTATCATCCAAATCAAAGCAAGGAAATCGGGAATTTGTGAATGAAATAGGCATGATTTCTGGTTTACAACATCCAAATCTTGTTAGATTGTATGGATGCTGTGTTGAATCAAACCAGTTACTGTTGGTATATGAATACATGGAAAACAACAGCCTTGCACGTGCTTTGTTCG TTCCAGAGGAAAGTCCTTTAAAATTGGACTGGCCTACAAGGCAGAATATATGCATAGGCATAGCAAGAGGTCTGGCTTTTTTGCATGAAGAATCTGCACTGAAGATTGTACATAGAGACATTAAAACTACAAATATATTACTAGACCGAGACCTTAACTCCAAGATCTCGGACTTTGGGTTGGCCAAGCTTGACGAAGAGGAGAACACCCACATTAGCACTAGAGTTGCTGGAACTAT AGGATATATGGCGCCAGAATATGCACTATGGGGTTATTTGACCTACAAAGCAGATGTCTACAGCTTTGGTGTTGTTGCATTGGAGATTGTTGCTGGAAAGAACAACATGAAATATCGACCAAATGAGAACTTTGTATGCCTTGTAGATTGG GCTCTTGTTTTACAACAAAAAGGGGAATTATTGGAGCTGGTGGATCCAAGATTGGGGTCCGATGTGAGTGAGGAAGAGGCCATTAGGATGATTAAAGTTGCTCTCTTATGCATCAATGCAGCACCAGCGCTTAGGCCTACCATGTCTGCAGTAGTGAGTATGCTTGAAGGGCGGACGGCTGTTCATGAATTGGTCACGGATCCAAGTACTTACGGTGATGAACTGAGGCTAACAGCCTTGACAAACCAGTTTGATCACAGTTCATCACAGAATCCAAGTCAAACTCAGAGCCTTGTTCCTTCATCATCAGATGCGCCATGGATTGGTTCCTCTGCTACTACTACGTCTTCTGATCTCTATAAAATCAATCCCAGTACTAGTTCTTACTAA